A DNA window from Hevea brasiliensis isolate MT/VB/25A 57/8 chromosome 2, ASM3005281v1, whole genome shotgun sequence contains the following coding sequences:
- the LOC110661485 gene encoding beta-carotene isomerase D27, chloroplastic produces the protein MKPLALLRPLSIYSLSPSRPHLPLKPLVQNPSLRFSCSPIQSEPVKAGDMGPRSEYSPGVFDDLFLALFRNKMVKEVGWDSERRGYDGLIEVANRLMLTGRTNADTRDAAVRILRSLFPPLLLDLYKLLISPLGGGKVAAMMVARVTAFTCKWLMGICTVNSVDLPDGTSCESGVFVERCKYLEESKCVGICVNTCKLPTQTFFKDYMGVPLLMEPNFTDYSCQFKFGVLPPQPEDDSTLKEPCLEVCPIASRRRPVAQSTDVVQCPKA, from the exons ATGAAGCCACTGGCTCTGCTTCGTCCTCTCTCCATCTACTCTTTATCTCCTTCACGTCCTCACTTGCCACTCAAACCTCTCGTCCAGAACCCTAGCCTTAGATTCTCATGTTCCCCTATTCAATCAGAGCCG GTAAAAGCTGGAGATATGGGTCCAAGATCCGAATACAGTCCTGGAGTATTCGATGACTTGTTCCTTGCTCTGTTTCGAAACAAAATGGTCAAG GAGGTTGGATGGGATTCTGAGAGGCGTGGATATGATGGATTAATAGAAGTAGCAAATCGGCTCATGTTGACAGGCAGAACTAATGCTGATACAAGGGATGCAGCA GTTCGAATATTAAGGTCGCTGTTTCCTCCGCTTCTGTTAGATCTATATAAATTGCTTATCTCTCCTCTAGGAGGAGGAAAAGTGGCTGCCATGATGGTTG CGAGGGTGACTGCATTCACTTGTAAATGGCTTATGGGCATTTGCACGGTGAACTCTGTCGATCTTCCTGATGGAACCTCATGTGAAAGTGGG GTTTTTGTAGAAAGATGCAAGTATTTAGAAGAAAGCAAATGCGTAGGCATTTGTGTCAATACATGTAAACTTCCAACACAG ACTTTCTTCAAGGATTACATGGGAGTCCCCTTACTGATGGAGCCAAACTTCACGGATTATAGTTGTCAG TTTAAATTTGGGGTTCTTCCTCCACAACCTGAAGATGATAGCACGCTCAAGGAGCCTTGC
- the LOC110661486 gene encoding peptidyl-prolyl cis-trans isomerase CYP21-4-like: MRLDCSLDYLFPVFFIQTLVPQVEHAFVDPKKSDLPGYAILNTSKGTIIVELFKDVSFEVIDKFIDLCEKGHFKGMHFRHVIKHYVIQAGNVDSLGAAEDWTLKGKRYSQLDTRVIKGEDVAQEIEEVDTDEYFQPKSHIGIINVTLKQKI; this comes from the exons ATGCGGCTTGATTGTTCTCTTGACTATCTTTTTCCTGTGTTCTTTATACAGACACTGGTCCCTCAG GTTGAACACGCATTTGTGGATCCAAAGAAATCTGATCTGCCTGGATACGCA attttaaatacttcaaaagGCACTATAATAGTGGAACTTTTCAAGGATGTTTCTTTTGAAGTTATTGACAAGTTCATTGACTTATG TGAAAAGGGGCACTTCAAGGGGATGCATTTTCGTCATGTGATAAAGCATTATGTGATTCAAGCAGGCAATGTTGATAGCCTTGGGGCTGCGGAAGACTGGACTTTGAAGGGGAAACGTTATAGTCAACTTGATACAAG GGTCATCAAAGGAGAAGATGTCGCTCAG GAAATTGAAGAAGTGGATACAGATGAATATTTTCAACCCAAATCTCATATAGGGATCATCAATGTGACTCTAAAACAGAAAATCTGA
- the LOC110647913 gene encoding ribonucleases P/MRP protein subunit POP1 isoform X1, whose protein sequence is MAGHGSKRSEISAIPPRKINVEKFVQSRASELEALHSIVSDRLSNDFRSRRNKRRRTTAYDNQVAKKRYKKRRKLGVVVDKSNAVASEQNHERVPPRRVRRRLDLRKNSERGFSTSGEGMKRLRTHVWHAKRFTMTKLWGFHLPLGLHGRGRGSRALLKWYKHGALVHDASYYTAVQLEGPEDSLTSILRMVLEPPSSAQSEEITNAILSGFIYGTAMLHHVGAPVSQLIAPVTYMWRPYHLWNGENGGSDRNSYGCNELQSSELCSSHRQLWVWIHASAFSEGYDALKFACQKHMNESGILINCFSLEGQLAKLEVIGSKAFQLLQKILHPVYCDSKNSWQPKECVVEEADHSSELKNSSILENEENISSCSIFYLTVRDPRAMPETKMADVPVAAASTINYLPENEPGKDVTIQGNPEKNKELILLPCSKPERDSSLSDKRDLWDASCRVSLPVEENVLCLEKHHLRMDFVCLDNAKSGMLSTSTKVQGSRSSPIVLLKLNNGMDSFMGWSIIIPLCWVKVFWMAFISKGAHAIGLREKRWIACEVCILNKQAVFIIFGNKTTHAVYLFIYLQVGLPFFPSDFPDCNAYLSSMASESAALNQKAEQVCPAVRPLKVPVPPPWNSVRVAVTKGCIAVQVASSSCAKDIIGCNSSSNSRCDNSDITSLRVDGNSFDGIIARTSSSLDDFLNEIHDDCSLLFPQAPNRKMRFLEFINDESKLVQLQNGITQMNCDRKLCFVRVLLHAYKKGVFEEGAIVCAPCLSDVSLLTSRSENNETGLQIPVSLVRSYFKEQSSGKWELQIPEDSAARESHRWPIGFVTTGFVRGSKKPVAEAFCEAVLLARLREEQWNEIPVKQRRKEIYVLVRNLRSSAYRLAMATIVLEQQEDDMEFV, encoded by the exons ATGGCTGGCCATGGAAGCAAAAGAAGTGAAATTTCAGCCATTCCGCCTCGAAAAATCAATGTGGAGAAATTTGTACAGTCACGCGCTTCTGAGCTTGAGGCTCTTCACTCAATCGTATCTGACCGATTGAGCAACGATTTCCGGTCTCGAAGAAACAAGAGAAGAAGAACCACTGCGTATGACAATCAAGTTGCGAAGAAGAGATATAAGAAAAGGAGGAAATTAGGAGTAGTAGTTGATAAAAGCAATGCCGTGGCGTCGGAGCAAAACCATGAAAGGGTTCCTCCTCGTCGAGTTCGGCGGAGACTTGACCTTAGAAAGAATTCTGAACGTGGTTTCTCTACTTCAGGCGAAGGGATGAAGAGGCTGAGAACGCATGTTTGGCATGCAAAGAGGTTCACAATGACAAAGCTGTGGGGTTTCCACCTTCCCCTGGGTTTGCATGGCAG AGGAAGGGGGTCTAGAGCTTTATTGAAGTGGTACAAGCATGGAGCTCTTGTGCACGATGCGAGCTATTATACTGCTGTCCAGTTGGAGGGTCCAGAG GATTCGTTAACGTCAATACTAAGGATGGTGCTCGAGCCTCCTTCATCAGCTCAATCTGAGGAAATTACCAATGCTATTCTTTCTGGTTTTATCTATGGAACTGCCATG CTTCATCATGTTGGAGCGCCTGTTTCTCAGTTGATAGCTCCTGTGACTTATATGTGGAGACCTTATCATCTTTGGAATGGAGAAAACGGTGGTAGTGACCGTAATTCTTATGGATGTAATGAGTTACAAAGTTCTGAATTGTGTTCATCCCATCGCCAGCTTTGGGTGTGGATACATGCTTCAGCTTTTAGCGAGGGATATGATGCTCTAAAATTTGCTTGTCAGAAACAT ATGAATGAGAGTGGCATCTTGATCAATTGCTTCTCGCTTGAAGGGCAGCTTGCAAAATTAGAGGTAATCGGATCAAAGGCATTTCAACTTCTTCAAAAGATATTACATCCTGTTTATTG TGATTCAAAGAATTCTTGGCAACCGAAGGAATGTGTTGTTGAGGAGGCGGATCATAGTTCTGAGCTTAAGAATTCTTCTATACTTGAAAATGAGGAGAATATTTCTTCatgttcaattttttatttaacgGTCAGGGATCCTCGAGCAATGCCTGAGACAAAGATGGCTGACGTTCCTGTGGCAGCTGCTAGTACAATAAATTATTTGCCTGAAAATGAACCTGGAAAGGATGTTACTATACAGGGAAATCCAGAAAAGAATAAAGAGTTAATTCTGCTGCCATGTTCAAAACCTGAAAGGGATAGCAGTTTATCTGATAAAAGGGATCTGTGGGATGCTAGCTGCAGAGTAAGTCTCCCAGTGGAAGAGAACGTTCTTTGCTTGGAAAAACATCATTTACGTATGGATTTTGTTTGCCTTGATAATGCAAAATCAGGGATGCTGAGTACTTCAACCAAGGTTCAGGGTTCAAGATCTAGCCCTATTGTTCTTCTTAAACTCAATAATGGAATGGACTCATTCATGGG ATGGTCAATAATAATCCCCTTGTGCTGGGTCAAGGTCTTCTGGATGGCTTTCATCTCCAAGGGAGCTCATGCAATAGGTCTTAGAGAGAAGCGATGGATTGCATGTGAAGTATGCATACTTAACAAGCAGgcagtttttataatttttggtaACAAAACAACGCAtgctgtttatttatttatttatttgcagGTAGGTTTGCCATTTTTTCCTTCAGATTTTCCTGATTGTAATGCATACTTGTCTTCTATGGCAAGTGAAAGTGCTGCCCTAAACCAAAAAGCAGAACAAGTATGTCCTGCTGTAAGACCCTTGAAAGTGCCTGTTCCACCCCCATGGAATAGTGTCCGTGTTGCTGTTACAAAGGGGTGCATTGCAGTGCAAGTGGCTTCAAGTTCTTGTGCAAAAGACATAATTGGTTGCAATTCATCGTCAAACTCTAGATGTGATAATAGTGACATAACATCACTCAGAGTTGATGGTAACTCATTTGATGGAATTATAGCAAGGACATCCAGTTCATTGGATGATTTCTTGAATGAAATCCATGAtgattgttcacttttattccctCAAGCTCCAAATAGGAAGATGAGGTTTCTAGAGTTTATCAATGATGAAAGTAAACTTGTCCAACTTCAAAATGGTATTACCCAAATGAATTGTGACCGAAAATTATGTTTCGTTAGAGTTCTTCTCCATGCATATAAAAAAGGCGTTTTCGAAGAGGGAGCAATTGTATGTGCACCTTGTCTTAGCGATGTGTCGCTATTGACTTCCAG GTCAGAAAATAATGAGACTGGACTTCAAATTCCTGTGTCTTTGGTGAGGTCATACTTCAAAGAGCAATCTTCCGGCAAGTGGGAACTCCAGATACCAGAAGATTCTGCTGCTAGGGAATCCCATCGCTGGCCTATTGGTTTTGTTACAACAGGATTTGTTCGAGGGAG CAAGAAGCCAGTAGCGGAGGCCTTTTGTGAAGCAGTTTTACTAGCTCGCCTTAGGGAAGAACAGTGGAATGAGATACCTGTGAAGCAGAGGAGAAAAGAAATATATGTTCTTGTAAGGAACTTGAGATCTTCAGCATATAGACTTGCTATGGCGACAATTGTCCTGGAACAACAAGAAGATGATATGGAGTTCGTGTGA
- the LOC110647913 gene encoding ribonucleases P/MRP protein subunit POP1 isoform X3: MVLEPPSSAQSEEITNAILSGFIYGTAMLHHVGAPVSQLIAPVTYMWRPYHLWNGENGGSDRNSYGCNELQSSELCSSHRQLWVWIHASAFSEGYDALKFACQKHMNESGILINCFSLEGQLAKLEVIGSKAFQLLQKILHPVYCDSKNSWQPKECVVEEADHSSELKNSSILENEENISSCSIFYLTVRDPRAMPETKMADVPVAAASTINYLPENEPGKDVTIQGNPEKNKELILLPCSKPERDSSLSDKRDLWDASCRVSLPVEENVLCLEKHHLRMDFVCLDNAKSGMLSTSTKVQGSRSSPIVLLKLNNGMDSFMGWSIIIPLCWVKVFWMAFISKGAHAIGLREKRWIACEVCILNKQAVFIIFGNKTTHAVYLFIYLQVGLPFFPSDFPDCNAYLSSMASESAALNQKAEQVCPAVRPLKVPVPPPWNSVRVAVTKGCIAVQVASSSCAKDIIGCNSSSNSRCDNSDITSLRVDGNSFDGIIARTSSSLDDFLNEIHDDCSLLFPQAPNRKMRFLEFINDESKLVQLQNGITQMNCDRKLCFVRVLLHAYKKGVFEEGAIVCAPCLSDVSLLTSRSENNETGLQIPVSLVRSYFKEQSSGKWELQIPEDSAARESHRWPIGFVTTGFVRGSKKPVAEAFCEAVLLARLREEQWNEIPVKQRRKEIYVLVRNLRSSAYRLAMATIVLEQQEDDMEFV, translated from the exons ATGGTGCTCGAGCCTCCTTCATCAGCTCAATCTGAGGAAATTACCAATGCTATTCTTTCTGGTTTTATCTATGGAACTGCCATG CTTCATCATGTTGGAGCGCCTGTTTCTCAGTTGATAGCTCCTGTGACTTATATGTGGAGACCTTATCATCTTTGGAATGGAGAAAACGGTGGTAGTGACCGTAATTCTTATGGATGTAATGAGTTACAAAGTTCTGAATTGTGTTCATCCCATCGCCAGCTTTGGGTGTGGATACATGCTTCAGCTTTTAGCGAGGGATATGATGCTCTAAAATTTGCTTGTCAGAAACAT ATGAATGAGAGTGGCATCTTGATCAATTGCTTCTCGCTTGAAGGGCAGCTTGCAAAATTAGAGGTAATCGGATCAAAGGCATTTCAACTTCTTCAAAAGATATTACATCCTGTTTATTG TGATTCAAAGAATTCTTGGCAACCGAAGGAATGTGTTGTTGAGGAGGCGGATCATAGTTCTGAGCTTAAGAATTCTTCTATACTTGAAAATGAGGAGAATATTTCTTCatgttcaattttttatttaacgGTCAGGGATCCTCGAGCAATGCCTGAGACAAAGATGGCTGACGTTCCTGTGGCAGCTGCTAGTACAATAAATTATTTGCCTGAAAATGAACCTGGAAAGGATGTTACTATACAGGGAAATCCAGAAAAGAATAAAGAGTTAATTCTGCTGCCATGTTCAAAACCTGAAAGGGATAGCAGTTTATCTGATAAAAGGGATCTGTGGGATGCTAGCTGCAGAGTAAGTCTCCCAGTGGAAGAGAACGTTCTTTGCTTGGAAAAACATCATTTACGTATGGATTTTGTTTGCCTTGATAATGCAAAATCAGGGATGCTGAGTACTTCAACCAAGGTTCAGGGTTCAAGATCTAGCCCTATTGTTCTTCTTAAACTCAATAATGGAATGGACTCATTCATGGG ATGGTCAATAATAATCCCCTTGTGCTGGGTCAAGGTCTTCTGGATGGCTTTCATCTCCAAGGGAGCTCATGCAATAGGTCTTAGAGAGAAGCGATGGATTGCATGTGAAGTATGCATACTTAACAAGCAGgcagtttttataatttttggtaACAAAACAACGCAtgctgtttatttatttatttatttgcagGTAGGTTTGCCATTTTTTCCTTCAGATTTTCCTGATTGTAATGCATACTTGTCTTCTATGGCAAGTGAAAGTGCTGCCCTAAACCAAAAAGCAGAACAAGTATGTCCTGCTGTAAGACCCTTGAAAGTGCCTGTTCCACCCCCATGGAATAGTGTCCGTGTTGCTGTTACAAAGGGGTGCATTGCAGTGCAAGTGGCTTCAAGTTCTTGTGCAAAAGACATAATTGGTTGCAATTCATCGTCAAACTCTAGATGTGATAATAGTGACATAACATCACTCAGAGTTGATGGTAACTCATTTGATGGAATTATAGCAAGGACATCCAGTTCATTGGATGATTTCTTGAATGAAATCCATGAtgattgttcacttttattccctCAAGCTCCAAATAGGAAGATGAGGTTTCTAGAGTTTATCAATGATGAAAGTAAACTTGTCCAACTTCAAAATGGTATTACCCAAATGAATTGTGACCGAAAATTATGTTTCGTTAGAGTTCTTCTCCATGCATATAAAAAAGGCGTTTTCGAAGAGGGAGCAATTGTATGTGCACCTTGTCTTAGCGATGTGTCGCTATTGACTTCCAG GTCAGAAAATAATGAGACTGGACTTCAAATTCCTGTGTCTTTGGTGAGGTCATACTTCAAAGAGCAATCTTCCGGCAAGTGGGAACTCCAGATACCAGAAGATTCTGCTGCTAGGGAATCCCATCGCTGGCCTATTGGTTTTGTTACAACAGGATTTGTTCGAGGGAG CAAGAAGCCAGTAGCGGAGGCCTTTTGTGAAGCAGTTTTACTAGCTCGCCTTAGGGAAGAACAGTGGAATGAGATACCTGTGAAGCAGAGGAGAAAAGAAATATATGTTCTTGTAAGGAACTTGAGATCTTCAGCATATAGACTTGCTATGGCGACAATTGTCCTGGAACAACAAGAAGATGATATGGAGTTCGTGTGA
- the LOC110647913 gene encoding ribonucleases P/MRP protein subunit POP1 isoform X2, whose protein sequence is MAGHGSKRSEISAIPPRKINVEKFVQSRASELEALHSIVSDRLSNDFRSRRNKRRRTTAYDNQVAKKRYKKRRKLGVVVDKSNAVASEQNHERVPPRRVRRRLDLRKNSERGFSTSGEGMKRLRTHVWHAKRFTMTKLWGFHLPLGLHGRGRGSRALLKWYKHGALVHDASYYTAVQLEGPEDSLTSILRMVLEPPSSAQSEEITNAILSGFIYGTAMLHHVGAPVSQLIAPVTYMWRPYHLWNGENGGSDRNSYGCNELQSSELCSSHRQLWVWIHASAFSEGYDALKFACQKHMNESGILINCFSLEGQLAKLEVIGSKAFQLLQKILHPVYCDSKNSWQPKECVVEEADHSSELKNSSILENEENISSCSIFYLTVRDPRAMPETKMADVPVAAASTINYLPENEPGKDVTIQGNPEKNKELILLPCSKPERDSSLSDKRDLWDASCRVSLPVEENVLCLEKHHLRMDFVCLDNAKSGMLSTSTKVQGSRSSPIVLLKLNNGMDSFMGWSIIIPLCWVKVFWMAFISKGAHAIGLREKRWIACEVGLPFFPSDFPDCNAYLSSMASESAALNQKAEQVCPAVRPLKVPVPPPWNSVRVAVTKGCIAVQVASSSCAKDIIGCNSSSNSRCDNSDITSLRVDGNSFDGIIARTSSSLDDFLNEIHDDCSLLFPQAPNRKMRFLEFINDESKLVQLQNGITQMNCDRKLCFVRVLLHAYKKGVFEEGAIVCAPCLSDVSLLTSRSENNETGLQIPVSLVRSYFKEQSSGKWELQIPEDSAARESHRWPIGFVTTGFVRGSKKPVAEAFCEAVLLARLREEQWNEIPVKQRRKEIYVLVRNLRSSAYRLAMATIVLEQQEDDMEFV, encoded by the exons ATGGCTGGCCATGGAAGCAAAAGAAGTGAAATTTCAGCCATTCCGCCTCGAAAAATCAATGTGGAGAAATTTGTACAGTCACGCGCTTCTGAGCTTGAGGCTCTTCACTCAATCGTATCTGACCGATTGAGCAACGATTTCCGGTCTCGAAGAAACAAGAGAAGAAGAACCACTGCGTATGACAATCAAGTTGCGAAGAAGAGATATAAGAAAAGGAGGAAATTAGGAGTAGTAGTTGATAAAAGCAATGCCGTGGCGTCGGAGCAAAACCATGAAAGGGTTCCTCCTCGTCGAGTTCGGCGGAGACTTGACCTTAGAAAGAATTCTGAACGTGGTTTCTCTACTTCAGGCGAAGGGATGAAGAGGCTGAGAACGCATGTTTGGCATGCAAAGAGGTTCACAATGACAAAGCTGTGGGGTTTCCACCTTCCCCTGGGTTTGCATGGCAG AGGAAGGGGGTCTAGAGCTTTATTGAAGTGGTACAAGCATGGAGCTCTTGTGCACGATGCGAGCTATTATACTGCTGTCCAGTTGGAGGGTCCAGAG GATTCGTTAACGTCAATACTAAGGATGGTGCTCGAGCCTCCTTCATCAGCTCAATCTGAGGAAATTACCAATGCTATTCTTTCTGGTTTTATCTATGGAACTGCCATG CTTCATCATGTTGGAGCGCCTGTTTCTCAGTTGATAGCTCCTGTGACTTATATGTGGAGACCTTATCATCTTTGGAATGGAGAAAACGGTGGTAGTGACCGTAATTCTTATGGATGTAATGAGTTACAAAGTTCTGAATTGTGTTCATCCCATCGCCAGCTTTGGGTGTGGATACATGCTTCAGCTTTTAGCGAGGGATATGATGCTCTAAAATTTGCTTGTCAGAAACAT ATGAATGAGAGTGGCATCTTGATCAATTGCTTCTCGCTTGAAGGGCAGCTTGCAAAATTAGAGGTAATCGGATCAAAGGCATTTCAACTTCTTCAAAAGATATTACATCCTGTTTATTG TGATTCAAAGAATTCTTGGCAACCGAAGGAATGTGTTGTTGAGGAGGCGGATCATAGTTCTGAGCTTAAGAATTCTTCTATACTTGAAAATGAGGAGAATATTTCTTCatgttcaattttttatttaacgGTCAGGGATCCTCGAGCAATGCCTGAGACAAAGATGGCTGACGTTCCTGTGGCAGCTGCTAGTACAATAAATTATTTGCCTGAAAATGAACCTGGAAAGGATGTTACTATACAGGGAAATCCAGAAAAGAATAAAGAGTTAATTCTGCTGCCATGTTCAAAACCTGAAAGGGATAGCAGTTTATCTGATAAAAGGGATCTGTGGGATGCTAGCTGCAGAGTAAGTCTCCCAGTGGAAGAGAACGTTCTTTGCTTGGAAAAACATCATTTACGTATGGATTTTGTTTGCCTTGATAATGCAAAATCAGGGATGCTGAGTACTTCAACCAAGGTTCAGGGTTCAAGATCTAGCCCTATTGTTCTTCTTAAACTCAATAATGGAATGGACTCATTCATGGG ATGGTCAATAATAATCCCCTTGTGCTGGGTCAAGGTCTTCTGGATGGCTTTCATCTCCAAGGGAGCTCATGCAATAGGTCTTAGAGAGAAGCGATGGATTGCATGTGAA GTAGGTTTGCCATTTTTTCCTTCAGATTTTCCTGATTGTAATGCATACTTGTCTTCTATGGCAAGTGAAAGTGCTGCCCTAAACCAAAAAGCAGAACAAGTATGTCCTGCTGTAAGACCCTTGAAAGTGCCTGTTCCACCCCCATGGAATAGTGTCCGTGTTGCTGTTACAAAGGGGTGCATTGCAGTGCAAGTGGCTTCAAGTTCTTGTGCAAAAGACATAATTGGTTGCAATTCATCGTCAAACTCTAGATGTGATAATAGTGACATAACATCACTCAGAGTTGATGGTAACTCATTTGATGGAATTATAGCAAGGACATCCAGTTCATTGGATGATTTCTTGAATGAAATCCATGAtgattgttcacttttattccctCAAGCTCCAAATAGGAAGATGAGGTTTCTAGAGTTTATCAATGATGAAAGTAAACTTGTCCAACTTCAAAATGGTATTACCCAAATGAATTGTGACCGAAAATTATGTTTCGTTAGAGTTCTTCTCCATGCATATAAAAAAGGCGTTTTCGAAGAGGGAGCAATTGTATGTGCACCTTGTCTTAGCGATGTGTCGCTATTGACTTCCAG GTCAGAAAATAATGAGACTGGACTTCAAATTCCTGTGTCTTTGGTGAGGTCATACTTCAAAGAGCAATCTTCCGGCAAGTGGGAACTCCAGATACCAGAAGATTCTGCTGCTAGGGAATCCCATCGCTGGCCTATTGGTTTTGTTACAACAGGATTTGTTCGAGGGAG CAAGAAGCCAGTAGCGGAGGCCTTTTGTGAAGCAGTTTTACTAGCTCGCCTTAGGGAAGAACAGTGGAATGAGATACCTGTGAAGCAGAGGAGAAAAGAAATATATGTTCTTGTAAGGAACTTGAGATCTTCAGCATATAGACTTGCTATGGCGACAATTGTCCTGGAACAACAAGAAGATGATATGGAGTTCGTGTGA
- the LOC110647907 gene encoding uncharacterized protein LOC110647907 — protein sequence MVRVSLVLLVLGSVLIGWVSSHQESGKWSCESDPGIRMQAEFRPGLVTLDGRADDWKDIDGFEFSLLPALDPDDDKEYKGGKMTVKALHDGKDLFFSLQVDGDYTYSKGNNNKCPSVALMFPIGDHATYHNMGGCKEGTNSCSSKTCKGHEVDIMHFSIGNAIPGRLYGGNLIDNSDGNGGDRFGHLVDLYAWNPHCRYIDGTGPSGNDSSAQNNWKGAWWHTTLTDHSGFVEEDSPYSSDGQKGTYFFEFSRPLRTMDRLQQDAQFTISGSSKMSVAFWYPVDGNPWYGSGHYSVNCDWIPLDISPGSSMLTASSPASSGDVGSAFALLFSVVSLCLSVFVGYRVARPKGVPFTPMGTQMENL from the exons ATGGTTCGAGTCTCGTTGGTCCTCCTGGTTTTGGGCTCCGTTTTGATCGGGTGGGTCAGCTCGCACCAGGAGTCTGGTAAGTGGAGTTGTGAGTCTGACCCGGGGATCCGAATGCAAGCTGAGTTCAGGCCCGGACTTGTCACCCTAGATGGTCGCGCCGACGATTGGAAGGACATTGATGGCTTCGAGTTCTCTCTTCTTCCTGCTCTGGACCCGGATGACGATAAAGAGTACAAAGGTGGAAAAATGACCGTTAAG GCCTTGCACGATGGTAAAGATTTGTTTTTCTCGCTGCAAGTTGATGGGGACTATACCTACTCGAAAGG CAATAACAATAAATGCCCATCTGTGGCCCTCATGTTTCCAATTGGTGACCATGCCACCTATCACAAT ATGGGTGGTTGTAAGGAAGGAACTAATTCTTGCAGCAGCAAAACTTGCAAAGGCCATGAAGTTGACATCATGCATTTCTCAATTGGAAATGCTATTCCTGGACGGCTCTATGGTGGGAATCTGATAGACAACAGTGATGGAAATGGTGGTGACAG GTTTGGCCATTTGGTCGATCTATATGCATGGAATCCACATTGTAGATATATTGATGGAACTGGTCCTTCAG GAAATGATTCTAGCGCACAGAATAATTGGAAGGGGGCATGGTGGCACACTACCCTAACAGATCACTCAG GTTTTGTAGAGGAAGACAGTCCTTATAGTTCAGATGGTCAAAAAGGCACTTATTTTTTTGAATTCTCTAGGCCATTAAGAACCATGGATCGTCTCCAGCAG GATGCTCAGTTTACAATTAGTGGATCTAGCAAGATGTCTGTTGCATTCTGGTATCCAGTCGATGGGAATCCCTGGTATGGTTCTGGTCACTATTCTGTGAACTGTGATTGGATACCCTTAGATATCTCTCCTGGCAGTTCAATGCTAACCGCTTCATCACCAGCCAGCTCAGGAGATGTTGGCAGTGCCTTCGCCCTTCTATTTTCAGTAGTGTCTTTATGCCTTTCTGTTTTTGTGGGATATAGAGTTGCTAGACCTAAGGGTGTCCCTTTTACACCCATGGGGACACAAATGGAGAATCTTTAG